A window of the Gemmatirosa kalamazoonensis genome harbors these coding sequences:
- a CDS encoding Ig-like domain-containing protein — translation MIAPWRWNRRRADARVDTLPSLATLVACGIAAGCGHRGGTDPGDPVAVSVSIAVPMRTLHVGDTLRANAAAFDSTGHTLQGVATRWESSDPRVASVSSSGLVLGLAPGTTTITATVGTARGTVEVQVLRPLAFTVSVLPESTAVAASVIVDFTATARDVAGQPIAGVRPEWLSTAPDVATVDGDGRVTALAPGRAEILATVDAVAGRGIVVVTRPSSVHVTSVAPAVLVPGATVTIAGSGFSANRTSNTVTIGGVVATVRTASATQLTATVASTGYGCVPTRDVPVTVTVAGESGSLAASLQVAQRRTLPEGQAIVLSDPAQSACNELAPATGRYVVAVFDPSTSSTAVPFALRGAPSVAPPPVDPAAASERLASVAAAHAVRATSAALPDARIAALGDTVTLHVLTAGARGCGDPAVDVRARTVVVGQRVTVLEDVAAPLAGTMDDDYRAIAQEYDDVTFPLVESTFGNPLAVDARLGRTGRIALLFTPEVNARGVLGMSFNCDLLPSSTARASNEQQIVYLAVPTSSAPGFGDGRFTGTRAAWRRRIRAIAAHETKHVASYAERLARSAPFEEPWVEEGSALVAEELFARAVRALPTRRETGYAESLECELRPTLGGCDLIPVAFSDAFARLHAMLVDPAALTPVVTDPALDPGGAFYGGAWWLLRWAADHAGPTDPPFFRALVAGPQTGADNVAARVGRPWPDLLGEWWLATALDDRPGFVPQRATLGEPSWRLRDVLAGASATGDPRFPRAFPLQPRALSFGDFVVDVPNGVRGGGAVFFELSGPTVARQLLEVRSLTPGAAAPPLGIAIARVP, via the coding sequence ATGATCGCGCCGTGGCGGTGGAACCGCCGACGCGCCGACGCGCGCGTCGACACGCTGCCTTCGCTCGCCACGCTGGTGGCGTGTGGCATCGCCGCCGGGTGTGGCCACCGCGGCGGCACGGACCCCGGCGACCCCGTCGCCGTATCGGTGTCCATCGCCGTGCCGATGCGCACGCTCCACGTCGGCGACACGCTCCGCGCGAACGCCGCGGCGTTCGACTCTACCGGCCACACGCTGCAGGGCGTCGCCACGCGATGGGAGTCCAGCGACCCGCGCGTCGCGTCGGTGTCGTCGTCGGGGCTCGTGCTCGGTCTCGCGCCCGGCACCACGACCATCACCGCGACCGTCGGTACCGCGCGCGGCACGGTGGAGGTGCAGGTGCTGCGGCCGCTCGCGTTCACCGTCTCGGTGCTGCCGGAATCCACCGCGGTCGCGGCGTCGGTGATCGTCGACTTCACCGCGACGGCGCGCGACGTCGCCGGCCAGCCCATCGCCGGCGTGCGGCCCGAGTGGCTGTCGACCGCGCCCGACGTCGCCACCGTCGATGGGGACGGACGCGTCACGGCCCTCGCGCCGGGACGCGCCGAGATCCTGGCGACCGTCGACGCGGTGGCCGGCCGCGGCATCGTCGTCGTCACCCGTCCGTCCAGCGTGCACGTGACGAGCGTCGCGCCGGCGGTGCTCGTTCCCGGCGCGACCGTGACCATCGCCGGCAGCGGCTTCTCCGCCAACCGCACGTCGAACACCGTCACGATCGGCGGCGTCGTCGCGACGGTGCGCACGGCGAGCGCCACCCAGCTCACGGCGACGGTCGCGAGCACCGGCTACGGCTGCGTGCCCACGCGCGACGTGCCCGTCACCGTCACCGTCGCCGGCGAGAGCGGCTCGCTTGCCGCATCGCTGCAGGTCGCGCAGCGGCGCACGCTGCCCGAGGGGCAGGCCATCGTGCTGTCCGATCCGGCGCAGAGCGCGTGCAACGAGCTGGCGCCCGCCACCGGCCGCTACGTCGTCGCCGTGTTCGATCCGTCGACGTCGAGCACCGCGGTCCCGTTCGCCCTTCGCGGCGCGCCGAGCGTCGCACCGCCCCCGGTCGACCCCGCGGCGGCGAGCGAGCGGCTCGCGTCCGTGGCCGCCGCGCACGCAGTGCGCGCGACGAGCGCGGCCCTGCCTGACGCGCGCATCGCCGCCCTCGGCGACACGGTCACCCTGCACGTTCTGACGGCAGGCGCGCGTGGCTGCGGCGACCCCGCGGTCGACGTGCGGGCGCGCACGGTGGTCGTCGGCCAGCGCGTCACGGTGCTGGAGGACGTCGCTGCGCCGCTCGCCGGCACCATGGACGACGACTACCGCGCTATCGCGCAGGAGTACGACGACGTCACGTTCCCGCTCGTCGAATCGACGTTCGGCAATCCGCTCGCCGTCGACGCGCGGCTCGGACGCACGGGGCGCATCGCGTTGCTCTTCACGCCGGAGGTGAACGCGCGCGGGGTGTTGGGCATGTCGTTCAACTGCGACCTGCTGCCGTCGTCGACGGCGCGCGCGAGCAACGAGCAGCAGATCGTCTACCTCGCCGTGCCCACGTCCTCGGCACCCGGCTTCGGCGACGGCCGCTTCACGGGCACGCGCGCCGCGTGGCGCCGCCGCATCCGCGCCATCGCCGCCCACGAGACGAAGCACGTCGCGTCGTACGCCGAGCGGCTCGCGCGGTCCGCGCCGTTCGAGGAGCCGTGGGTCGAGGAGGGAAGCGCGCTCGTCGCCGAGGAGCTGTTCGCGCGCGCCGTACGCGCGCTGCCGACTCGGCGCGAGACGGGCTACGCCGAGAGCCTGGAGTGCGAGCTGCGACCGACGTTAGGCGGGTGCGACCTGATCCCCGTCGCGTTCTCCGACGCGTTCGCGCGCCTGCACGCCATGCTGGTCGATCCGGCGGCGCTCACGCCGGTGGTGACCGATCCCGCGCTCGATCCCGGTGGCGCGTTCTACGGCGGCGCGTGGTGGCTGCTGCGCTGGGCCGCCGACCACGCCGGCCCGACCGACCCGCCGTTCTTCCGCGCGCTCGTCGCGGGCCCGCAGACGGGCGCCGACAACGTCGCGGCCCGCGTCGGCCGCCCGTGGCCCGATCTGCTCGGCGAGTGGTGGCTCGCCACCGCCCTCGACGATCGGCCGGGATTCGTGCCGCAGCGCGCGACGCTCGGCGAGCCGAGCTGGCGGCTGCGCGACGTGCTCGCCGGCGCGAGCGCGACCGGCGACCCGCGCTTCCCGCGCGCCTTCCCACTGCAGCCGCGTGCGCTCTCGTTCGGCGACTTCGTCGTCGACGTGCCTAACGGGGTGCGCGGCGGCGGCGCCGTGTTCTTCGAGCTGAGCGGACCCACCGTCGCGCGTCAGCTCCTCGAGGTCCGCTCCCTCACGCCCGGTGCCGCCGCGCCGCCGTTGGGCATCGCGATCGCGCGCGTGCCGTGA
- a CDS encoding DUF4397 domain-containing protein, producing the protein MNRNRNRTLAALLVAAALTGCSGDGVQQITAPTAGAFVKFFNFAVGAPGVDFYANEQKITAVSTGGCTPPNNPACLTTGLPSTTGVASGSAGNGGLYNEIVPGQYTFQGRIAAATDNGLAISSVAGALADGKYYSYYTSGIYDAATKKADAFLIEDVLPTSTGPSIVNVRFVNAISNSTPMTLFVKDSAGVEHPIGGAVPYKTAGAFAAIPGGTYDLVVRAGSTAAALISRAAVSFPALSGGRAFTVAARGDMTVTSTTAANRPQLDNTANR; encoded by the coding sequence ATGAACCGGAACCGCAATCGAACGCTGGCCGCGCTCCTCGTCGCCGCCGCGCTGACCGGGTGCAGTGGGGACGGCGTGCAGCAGATCACCGCCCCCACCGCCGGTGCCTTCGTGAAGTTCTTCAACTTCGCCGTCGGCGCGCCCGGGGTGGACTTCTACGCCAACGAGCAGAAGATCACGGCCGTGAGCACGGGCGGGTGCACCCCGCCGAACAATCCGGCCTGCCTCACCACCGGGCTGCCGTCGACGACCGGCGTCGCGTCGGGCTCCGCCGGCAACGGTGGCCTGTACAACGAGATCGTGCCGGGGCAGTACACGTTCCAGGGCCGCATCGCCGCCGCGACCGACAACGGGCTGGCGATCTCCAGCGTCGCCGGGGCGCTCGCCGACGGGAAGTACTACTCGTACTACACCAGCGGCATCTATGACGCGGCGACGAAGAAGGCCGACGCGTTCCTGATCGAGGACGTGCTCCCGACGTCGACGGGCCCGTCGATCGTCAACGTGCGCTTCGTCAACGCGATCTCCAATTCCACCCCGATGACGCTGTTCGTGAAGGACTCGGCCGGCGTCGAGCACCCGATCGGCGGTGCCGTGCCGTACAAGACGGCGGGCGCGTTCGCGGCGATCCCGGGCGGCACGTACGACCTCGTCGTGCGGGCCGGCAGCACGGCCGCGGCGCTCATCAGCCGCGCCGCGGTCTCGTTCCCCGCGCTGTCCGGTGGTCGCGCGTTCACGGTCGCTGCGCGCGGGGACATGACGGTGACCTCGACGACGGCGGCCAACCGCCCGCAGCTCGACAACACCGCGAACCGGTGA
- a CDS encoding RagB/SusD family nutrient uptake outer membrane protein, protein MTTLRTLSLAVAAAAVSLAAGCKDFLDVNTNPNAPTTVTANLYLPPMIHWLVTSPMYDARFVGRYTQEWTVPVTTSTPSTWDRMGYDPSSDNGGEQWRDVYWTYGQNLVDMMTKAQAEQRWDLLGVGQVLKAWGWQVLTDLHGEIIIKEAFDQTRFSFDYDTQEYAYQVVDSLLGEAIKNLKRTDGAVDQVYLARGDKLYNGDRTKWLKFAYGLRALSRNHFTNKSTYNPAQVVAYVDSSFTSSADDAVFGFTNADPAFADYNFLGQSRGNFQGYRQTQFAVALMDGTDFGVVDPRLTRMLAPSPDGQFRGLDPNNPNGPIPTNSQTYPNDFYGAPGTARPTPGRYLFDDKVKMPVMTYAQLQFVKAEAAYRRGDKSTALAAYKNGISSHIDFVNARLAEVGNAANPPISAAEKNAFLASTAVVPTDPNALTLTQIMSQKYIAQWGWGHNEMWMDMRRYHYTDADPASGKQVFPAFAIPTNLYPDNGGKPAYRIRPRYNSEYVWNKPGLQVIGGLDADYQTKPLWIVQP, encoded by the coding sequence ATGACGACACTCCGCACGCTGTCCCTCGCCGTCGCCGCGGCGGCCGTGAGCCTCGCCGCCGGTTGCAAGGACTTCCTCGACGTCAACACGAACCCCAACGCGCCCACGACCGTCACGGCGAATCTCTACCTGCCGCCGATGATCCACTGGCTCGTGACCTCGCCGATGTACGACGCCCGCTTCGTGGGCCGCTACACACAGGAGTGGACCGTGCCGGTCACGACCAGCACGCCGTCCACATGGGATCGCATGGGCTACGACCCGTCGAGCGACAACGGCGGCGAGCAGTGGCGCGACGTGTACTGGACGTACGGCCAGAACCTCGTCGACATGATGACGAAGGCTCAGGCCGAGCAGCGCTGGGACCTGCTCGGCGTCGGCCAGGTGCTCAAGGCGTGGGGGTGGCAGGTGCTCACCGACCTCCACGGCGAGATCATCATCAAGGAGGCGTTCGACCAGACGCGCTTCAGCTTCGACTACGACACGCAGGAGTACGCGTATCAGGTCGTCGACAGCCTGCTCGGCGAGGCGATCAAGAACCTGAAGCGCACCGACGGCGCCGTCGATCAGGTGTACCTCGCGCGCGGCGATAAGCTCTACAACGGCGACCGCACGAAGTGGCTGAAGTTCGCCTACGGCCTGCGGGCGCTGAGCCGCAACCACTTCACGAACAAGTCGACGTACAACCCCGCGCAGGTCGTCGCCTACGTCGACAGCTCGTTCACGAGCAGCGCCGACGATGCGGTGTTCGGCTTCACGAACGCCGATCCCGCGTTCGCGGACTACAACTTCCTCGGCCAGAGCCGCGGCAATTTCCAGGGGTACCGGCAGACGCAGTTCGCCGTCGCCCTCATGGACGGCACGGACTTCGGCGTCGTCGACCCGCGACTGACCCGCATGCTCGCGCCGTCGCCCGACGGCCAGTTCCGCGGCCTCGACCCGAACAACCCGAACGGGCCGATCCCGACGAACAGCCAGACGTACCCGAACGACTTCTACGGCGCGCCCGGCACGGCCCGCCCGACGCCCGGACGCTACCTGTTCGACGACAAGGTCAAGATGCCGGTCATGACGTATGCCCAGCTCCAGTTCGTGAAAGCGGAGGCGGCGTATCGGCGCGGCGACAAGTCGACGGCGCTCGCGGCCTACAAGAACGGCATCTCCTCGCACATCGATTTCGTGAACGCGCGGCTGGCCGAGGTGGGCAATGCGGCGAACCCGCCGATCTCGGCGGCGGAGAAGAACGCGTTCCTCGCCAGCACGGCCGTCGTGCCGACCGATCCGAACGCGCTCACGCTCACGCAGATCATGTCGCAGAAGTACATCGCGCAGTGGGGCTGGGGGCACAACGAGATGTGGATGGACATGCGGCGGTATCACTACACCGACGCGGACCCGGCGAGCGGGAAGCAGGTTTTCCCGGCGTTCGCGATCCCCACGAACCTGTACCCGGACAACGGCGGCAAGCCGGCGTATCGCATCCGCCCGCGCTACAACTCGGAGTACGTGTGGAACAAGCCCGGGCTCCAGGTGATCGGTGGGCTCGACGCCGACTACCAGACGAAGCCGCTCTGGATCGTCCAACCGTAA
- a CDS encoding SusC/RagA family TonB-linked outer membrane protein, which produces MTPKFARAAGLLFCPLALAILAPRSVLAQSTGTIRGRVTESAAQAAVSDAQVSIAGTQLGALTNATGDFTILNVPAGTRQVTVRRIGYTPRSRTVTVVAGQTARVDFAVDKSAATLDQVVVTALGQTAVARTLGAAQQTVGGEQLATSQRDNFVNALQGRVAGVEVNSSSGIPGASTSITIRGISSISSSNQPLFVIDGLPMDNKTLNTGVLASDANSNTAFSNRGVDFTNRAADIDPNDIESVTVLKGPEAAALYGIDASNGAIIITTKRGRAGSQSFQYSNSFRVSNVRDEPAIQRVYGPSGVGTSTFQYFGTPYADTTHFYDNVAAFFQTGLSQNHNLNFSGGAADGRLNYRVSSGLVRTEGVIPNSKYDRVNVTGASNGQATKWLDADLSMNYSYATNDQPFKGDNGPLVGLLVWPVNNNAADYLTPAGTRRRVTTLTQGAEVDNPFFNVAKNKINSKNNRLIANLTFTLTPFSWGSLKTQLGSDSYTNQNLILRNPESAYGFSNNGILDQANDVTRNLTSQTIFTLNAQPILPNHLWVNGILGNAIYDNQSNVVALTGTNFLDPNFVSINNTSSRASLTTLGRLRRIGAFGQASFDFNHYLYVNVQGRNDWTSTIPRPNNSFFYPSLSTSFVFSDAFPSVRRFVTGRLKAAYADAGRDAAPYAYTPALEYKTTAGNGYGYGFWGPNRNLKPEFKKEYEVGAELAFFNDRFAVEPTFYRSQTTDQIVQNIRGSYGTGFILFNLNGATTRNQGLELVLRGTPLQRRDLSWDVLVNFDKHHGKVLSLPHDLVESYVSDTWLYGNVRAGTMPGLSTESLTGLFYLRNKAGQLLIDPTSGLPIRSADFIDAGYDRTPKYTVGVSNTIRYRKLSLDFLVDFRRGGDIFNATEQFLTARGLATSTLDRFTPRIIPGVLRDGKENSANPTPNNVVVVPAVNTGYYTGMSEELFIERNINWVWLRDVTLRYQIPPRIARNASIFVTGTDLFLSTNYTGLDPMTNGNTAAVGGSGAVGIDYANFPTPRGFNFGLKLGF; this is translated from the coding sequence ATGACGCCTAAGTTCGCGCGAGCGGCCGGGCTGTTGTTCTGCCCCCTGGCGCTCGCCATCCTGGCGCCCCGCTCGGTGCTCGCACAATCCACCGGGACCATCCGCGGTCGCGTCACGGAGTCCGCGGCGCAGGCGGCCGTGTCCGATGCCCAGGTGTCGATCGCAGGCACCCAGCTCGGCGCGCTCACGAACGCGACGGGCGATTTTACGATCCTCAACGTGCCCGCGGGCACGCGCCAAGTCACCGTGCGGCGCATCGGCTACACGCCGCGCAGCCGCACGGTGACCGTCGTGGCCGGCCAGACCGCGCGCGTCGACTTCGCGGTCGACAAGTCGGCCGCCACGCTCGACCAGGTCGTCGTCACGGCGCTCGGGCAGACCGCGGTCGCCCGCACGCTCGGCGCCGCGCAGCAGACCGTCGGCGGCGAGCAGCTCGCGACGTCGCAGCGCGACAACTTCGTCAACGCTCTCCAGGGCCGCGTCGCCGGCGTCGAGGTGAACAGCTCCTCCGGCATCCCCGGCGCGTCGACGTCGATCACCATCCGCGGCATCAGCTCGATCAGCAGCAGCAACCAGCCGCTGTTCGTCATCGACGGGCTGCCGATGGACAACAAGACGCTGAACACCGGCGTCCTCGCGTCCGACGCGAACTCCAACACCGCGTTCAGCAACCGCGGCGTCGACTTCACCAACCGCGCGGCCGACATCGACCCGAACGACATCGAGTCGGTGACGGTGCTGAAGGGCCCCGAGGCCGCTGCGCTTTACGGCATCGACGCGTCGAACGGCGCGATCATCATCACGACGAAACGTGGCCGCGCCGGCTCCCAGAGCTTCCAGTACTCCAACAGCTTCCGCGTCTCCAACGTCCGCGACGAGCCGGCCATCCAGCGCGTGTACGGCCCGAGCGGCGTCGGGACCTCGACGTTCCAGTACTTCGGCACGCCGTACGCCGACACCACGCACTTCTACGACAACGTCGCAGCCTTCTTCCAGACCGGCCTGTCGCAGAACCACAACCTGAACTTCAGCGGCGGCGCGGCGGATGGACGCCTGAACTACCGCGTCTCGTCGGGGCTCGTCCGCACCGAGGGCGTGATCCCGAACTCGAAGTACGACCGCGTGAACGTGACGGGCGCGTCGAACGGGCAAGCGACGAAGTGGCTCGACGCGGATCTGTCGATGAACTACTCGTACGCCACGAACGATCAGCCCTTCAAGGGCGACAACGGCCCGCTCGTCGGCCTGCTCGTGTGGCCGGTGAACAACAACGCGGCCGACTACCTCACGCCGGCCGGCACCCGCCGCCGCGTCACGACGCTGACGCAGGGGGCCGAGGTCGACAACCCGTTCTTCAACGTCGCCAAGAACAAGATCAACTCGAAGAACAACCGCCTGATCGCGAACCTGACGTTCACGCTCACGCCGTTCTCGTGGGGGAGCCTCAAGACGCAGCTGGGGTCGGACAGCTACACGAACCAGAACCTGATCCTCCGCAACCCGGAGAGCGCGTACGGCTTCAGCAACAACGGTATCCTGGATCAGGCGAACGACGTCACGCGCAACCTCACGTCGCAGACGATCTTCACGCTGAACGCGCAGCCGATCCTCCCGAACCACCTGTGGGTGAACGGGATCCTCGGCAACGCGATCTACGACAACCAGTCGAACGTGGTCGCGCTGACGGGGACGAACTTCCTCGATCCGAACTTCGTCTCCATCAACAATACGTCGAGCCGCGCCAGCCTGACGACGCTCGGGCGGCTCCGCCGCATCGGCGCGTTCGGCCAGGCGTCGTTCGATTTCAATCACTACCTGTACGTGAACGTGCAGGGTCGCAACGACTGGACGTCGACGATCCCGCGCCCGAACAACTCGTTCTTCTACCCGTCGCTGTCGACGAGCTTCGTGTTCTCCGACGCGTTCCCGTCGGTGCGACGCTTCGTGACCGGGCGGCTCAAGGCGGCGTACGCCGACGCCGGCCGTGACGCGGCGCCGTACGCGTACACGCCCGCGCTCGAGTACAAGACCACGGCCGGCAATGGCTACGGCTACGGCTTCTGGGGCCCGAACCGGAACCTCAAGCCGGAGTTCAAGAAGGAGTACGAGGTCGGCGCCGAGCTGGCGTTCTTCAACGATCGCTTCGCCGTCGAGCCGACGTTCTATCGCAGCCAGACGACGGACCAGATCGTCCAGAACATCCGCGGCAGCTACGGCACGGGCTTCATCCTGTTCAACCTCAACGGCGCGACGACGCGCAATCAGGGGCTCGAGCTCGTGCTGCGCGGCACGCCACTCCAGCGGCGGGACCTTAGCTGGGACGTGCTGGTGAACTTCGACAAGCACCACGGCAAGGTGCTCTCGCTGCCGCACGACCTCGTGGAGTCGTACGTCTCCGACACGTGGCTCTACGGCAACGTGCGCGCGGGCACCATGCCCGGCCTGTCGACCGAGTCGCTCACGGGGCTGTTCTACCTGCGCAACAAGGCCGGGCAGCTGCTCATCGATCCGACGTCCGGCCTGCCGATTCGATCGGCCGACTTCATCGACGCCGGCTACGACCGGACGCCGAAGTACACGGTCGGCGTGTCGAACACGATCCGCTACCGCAAGCTGTCGCTCGACTTCCTCGTCGATTTCCGCCGCGGCGGCGACATCTTCAACGCGACCGAGCAGTTCCTCACGGCGCGCGGCCTCGCGACCAGCACGCTCGACCGCTTCACCCCGCGCATCATCCCGGGCGTGCTGCGTGACGGCAAGGAGAACTCGGCGAACCCGACGCCGAACAACGTCGTCGTCGTGCCGGCGGTGAACACCGGCTACTACACCGGCATGAGCGAGGAGCTGTTCATCGAGCGCAACATCAACTGGGTGTGGCTGCGCGACGTGACGCTCCGCTACCAGATCCCGCCACGCATCGCGCGTAACGCGAGCATCTTCGTCACGGGCACGGACCTGTTCCTCTCCACGAACTACACCGGCCTGGACCCGATGACCAACGGCAACACGGCCGCCGTCGGCGGGTCGGGCGCCGTCGGCATCGACTACGCGAACTTCCCGACGCCGCGCGGCTTCAACTTCGGCCTCAAGCTGGGCTTCTGA
- a CDS encoding Tex family protein gives MTSLRLVDQIARELSLNARPVAAALALFAEGNTLPFIARYRKEATGGLDEVQLRDVRDRAEYLEELEARRAAVLKSIEEQGKLTDDLRARIDAVDTKQALEDLYLPFKPKRRTRAMIARERGLEPLADRLWSGDVDDATAEREAATFVDAAKEVPAASDALQGARDILAERAAEDATLRGTVRELTRARGVVRCAVVAGKGEEVSKFQDYYDFSQKLGDLPSHRVLAIRRGEEEGFLTWQIDAPVDDVMGAMRRHVVGDRRASKQLELVAQDAYKRLLAPSITVELRLELKARADEEAIRIFGRNLEELLLAAPAGERVVIGLDPGFRTGVKVAVLSRTGAVIDTDAWYLHQPDRFAEQLARAVARHRPELIAIGNGTASRETEKLAREVLAGLTGDVTPPRVVVVNESGASVYSACDVARDELPDLDVSLRGAVSIARRLQDPLAELVKIDPKSIGVGQYQHDVNQTQLKKRLDEIVESCVNRVGVEVNTASPALLSYVAGIGPTLAQNVVRTRDERGGFRSRRELADVPRLGAKAFEQSAGFLRVRGGAHPLDASAVHPERYALVERMAADLGTPLGDLVGNDALVDRIEPTRYLSDEVGLPTLRDILSELKKPGRDPRDAFELPAFRDDVREPKDLVPGMRLEGVVTNVVAFGAFVDVGVHQDGLVHVSQLADQYVSDPNRVVRVGQKVAVTVVSVDLARSRIALTMKRQAAAAAAPRPKKETGFVPRSGAVAPNGMRFR, from the coding sequence ATGACGTCCCTCCGCCTGGTCGATCAGATCGCGCGCGAGCTCTCGCTCAACGCGCGCCCCGTCGCCGCGGCCCTCGCGCTGTTCGCCGAGGGCAACACGCTCCCGTTCATCGCGCGCTACCGCAAGGAGGCCACCGGTGGCCTCGACGAGGTGCAGCTGCGCGACGTGCGCGATCGCGCCGAGTACCTCGAGGAGCTCGAGGCGCGCCGCGCGGCCGTGCTGAAGTCCATCGAGGAGCAGGGCAAGCTCACCGACGACCTGCGCGCGCGCATCGACGCCGTCGACACGAAGCAGGCGCTCGAGGACCTGTACCTCCCGTTCAAGCCGAAGCGGCGGACGCGCGCCATGATCGCCCGCGAGCGCGGCCTCGAGCCGCTCGCCGACCGGCTGTGGAGCGGCGACGTCGACGACGCGACCGCCGAGCGCGAGGCCGCGACGTTCGTCGACGCCGCCAAGGAGGTCCCCGCCGCGAGCGACGCGCTGCAGGGTGCGCGCGACATCCTCGCCGAGCGCGCCGCGGAGGACGCGACGCTGCGCGGCACCGTGCGCGAGCTCACGCGCGCCCGCGGCGTCGTGCGCTGCGCGGTGGTCGCGGGGAAGGGCGAGGAGGTGTCGAAATTCCAGGACTACTACGACTTCTCCCAGAAGCTCGGCGACCTGCCGTCGCACCGCGTGCTCGCCATCCGGCGCGGCGAGGAGGAAGGGTTCCTGACGTGGCAGATCGACGCGCCGGTGGACGACGTCATGGGCGCCATGCGCCGCCACGTCGTCGGCGACCGCCGCGCGTCGAAGCAGCTCGAGCTGGTCGCGCAGGACGCGTACAAGCGCCTGCTCGCGCCGTCCATCACGGTGGAGCTGCGTCTGGAGCTGAAGGCGCGCGCCGACGAGGAGGCGATCCGGATCTTCGGCCGCAACCTCGAGGAGCTGCTGCTCGCCGCGCCCGCCGGCGAGCGCGTCGTGATTGGCCTCGATCCCGGCTTCCGCACCGGCGTGAAGGTCGCCGTCCTGTCGCGCACCGGCGCCGTGATCGACACCGACGCCTGGTACCTCCATCAGCCGGATCGGTTCGCCGAGCAGCTCGCGCGCGCCGTGGCGCGGCACCGCCCGGAGCTCATCGCGATCGGCAACGGCACCGCGTCGCGCGAGACGGAGAAGCTCGCGCGCGAGGTCCTCGCCGGCCTAACGGGCGATGTCACCCCGCCGCGCGTCGTCGTCGTGAACGAGAGCGGCGCGTCGGTCTACTCCGCCTGCGACGTCGCGCGCGACGAGCTGCCCGACCTGGACGTGTCGCTGCGCGGCGCCGTGTCCATCGCGCGCCGGCTGCAGGATCCGCTCGCGGAGCTCGTGAAGATCGACCCGAAGTCCATCGGCGTCGGTCAGTACCAGCACGACGTCAATCAGACGCAGCTCAAGAAGCGGCTCGACGAGATCGTCGAGAGCTGCGTGAACCGCGTCGGCGTCGAGGTGAACACGGCGTCGCCCGCCCTGCTCTCGTACGTCGCCGGCATCGGGCCCACGCTCGCGCAGAATGTCGTGAGGACGCGCGACGAGCGCGGAGGCTTCCGGTCGCGGCGCGAGCTGGCCGACGTGCCGCGGCTCGGCGCGAAGGCGTTCGAGCAGTCGGCCGGCTTCCTGCGCGTGCGCGGTGGCGCGCACCCGCTCGACGCGTCGGCGGTGCACCCGGAGCGGTACGCGCTCGTCGAGCGGATGGCCGCGGACCTCGGCACGCCGCTCGGGGACCTCGTTGGGAACGACGCGCTCGTGGATCGCATCGAGCCCACGCGGTATCTCAGCGACGAGGTTGGGCTGCCGACGCTGCGCGACATTCTGTCGGAGCTGAAGAAGCCGGGACGCGATCCGCGCGACGCGTTCGAGCTCCCCGCGTTCCGCGACGACGTGCGCGAGCCGAAGGACCTCGTCCCGGGCATGCGGCTCGAGGGCGTGGTGACGAACGTCGTCGCGTTCGGCGCGTTCGTCGACGTCGGCGTGCACCAGGATGGTCTCGTGCACGTCTCGCAGCTCGCCGACCAATATGTCAGTGACCCGAATCGGGTTGTGCGGGTCGGACAGAAGGTGGCGGTCACCGTCGTGTCGGTGGATCTCGCGCGAAGCCGCATCGCGCTGACCATGAAGCGGCAGGCCGCTGCCGCCGCCGCGCCGCGGCCGAAGAAGGAGACCGGCTTCGTGCCGCGCTCCGGCGCGGTGGCGCCCAACGGCATGCGCTTTCGCTAG
- a CDS encoding cupin domain-containing protein — translation MADTTVTKIDSRESPVGAMGQRYLASGKRVAMRLWENEAPAEPKPPTSRDYETVGYVLSGRAELHLEGQMVRLEPGDSWVVPQGASHTYRILETFSAVEATSPPAHAHARDES, via the coding sequence ATGGCTGACACGACGGTCACGAAGATCGATTCGCGCGAGTCGCCGGTCGGCGCGATGGGGCAGCGGTACCTCGCGTCCGGCAAGCGCGTCGCGATGCGGCTGTGGGAGAACGAGGCGCCGGCCGAGCCGAAGCCGCCGACGAGCCGCGACTACGAGACGGTCGGCTACGTGCTGAGCGGCCGCGCCGAGCTCCACCTCGAGGGCCAGATGGTGCGCCTGGAGCCGGGCGACTCCTGGGTGGTGCCGCAAGGCGCCAGCCACACCTACCGCATTCTCGAGACGTTCTCCGCCGTCGAGGCCACGTCGCCTCCGGCGCACGCGCACGCGAGGGACGAGAGCTAG
- the infA gene encoding translation initiation factor IF-1: MAKQDAIELEGTVTEVLPNATFRVVTKGGHEVLSTLAGNMRRFRIRVLQGDRVTLEVSPYDLTRGRITFRHKS; this comes from the coding sequence ATGGCGAAGCAAGACGCGATCGAGCTCGAAGGCACCGTGACCGAGGTGCTCCCGAACGCCACGTTCCGGGTCGTCACGAAGGGCGGTCACGAGGTGCTCTCGACGCTCGCCGGCAACATGCGCCGGTTTCGTATCCGCGTCCTTCAGGGCGACCGCGTCACGCTCGAGGTGTCGCCGTACGACCTGACCCGCGGGCGCATCACCTTCCGCCACAAGAGCTGA